The Lactobacillus sp. CBA3605 genome contains a region encoding:
- the citG gene encoding triphosphoribosyl-dephospho-CoA synthase CitG, whose translation MINTHDLTVLPRLAQQSLLIEVSLAPKPGLVDPFSAGAHVDMDYDLFLTSIQAWSPYLKQYLTIGATCPTLTTLFTALRQVGAQGETAMLAATHQINTHKGANFSYAILLGALGWCLKTQTLKQLCEQRFTAVFKTVQMMTTGITAADFAHVLAKPHWSYGEALYVKEGVTGIRGEAEAGYPMLQNVALPFLAQHATLPMTLRYLQLMVYLMATLEDVNLLHRGGRSGLIRVQQAAQAILDQGLTTALDWTQALNSLDQQLINWHLSPGGTADLLALSIFFDQVRVSPLSWDVIAK comes from the coding sequence TTGATTAATACGCATGACTTGACGGTGTTGCCACGTTTAGCGCAACAATCGCTGCTAATTGAGGTATCCCTAGCGCCGAAACCGGGATTAGTGGATCCCTTTTCAGCGGGGGCCCATGTTGATATGGACTATGATCTGTTTTTGACCAGTATTCAAGCCTGGTCACCATATTTAAAACAATACTTGACGATTGGTGCAACATGTCCGACGCTGACGACTTTATTTACGGCGTTGCGGCAAGTAGGTGCACAAGGGGAAACTGCGATGTTAGCGGCAACGCATCAAATTAATACCCATAAGGGCGCTAATTTTTCTTACGCTATCTTATTGGGAGCATTGGGATGGTGTTTAAAGACGCAAACACTAAAGCAATTGTGTGAGCAGCGCTTTACAGCGGTTTTTAAGACGGTCCAAATGATGACAACGGGCATCACGGCCGCGGATTTTGCGCATGTTTTAGCTAAACCACATTGGTCATATGGTGAGGCACTCTATGTAAAGGAAGGGGTAACGGGAATTCGTGGTGAAGCTGAGGCTGGTTACCCCATGTTACAAAACGTCGCCTTACCATTTTTAGCACAGCACGCTACGCTACCAATGACCTTACGTTATTTGCAACTAATGGTTTATCTAATGGCAACGCTCGAAGATGTCAATCTTTTGCATCGGGGTGGGCGGTCCGGATTAATACGGGTTCAACAGGCGGCTCAGGCTATTTTAGATCAAGGCTTAACGACGGCCCTGGACTGGACGCAAGCGTTAAATAGTCTGGATCAACAGCTCATTAACTGGCACTTGAGTCCTGGTGGTACCGCTGATTTATTGGCGCTAAGTATTTTCTTTGACCAAGTGAGGGTATCACCGTTATCATGGGATGTAATCGCTAAGTGA
- the citX gene encoding citrate lyase holo-[acyl-carrier protein] synthase → MSKSFQNLTGPVITLPQMLATRDWRSAQQLKLLQTYLGTTLIWSSVRIPGPIKTGPRLVTAYQTVLAHLNQYYGLRVLASGQFNRATGFEFYLILDQTASRVKRHLIMIEQSPGFSQLCDLDVLTLVNNQLHQTNRHGLDLPVRPCLICGADAKVCSRSRRHGLIDVQRTIDEIITVGWREI, encoded by the coding sequence ATGTCTAAGTCATTTCAGAATTTGACTGGGCCAGTCATTACCTTACCACAAATGTTAGCGACTAGGGATTGGCGGTCTGCCCAACAATTAAAGCTGTTGCAAACTTACCTTGGCACAACTTTAATTTGGTCTTCCGTCCGGATTCCAGGGCCGATTAAAACCGGTCCACGGCTCGTGACTGCGTACCAAACGGTATTGGCACACTTAAATCAATATTATGGGCTGCGAGTACTGGCATCAGGGCAATTTAATCGGGCCACAGGCTTCGAGTTTTACTTGATTTTGGATCAAACTGCCAGCAGGGTTAAGCGGCACTTAATTATGATTGAACAGTCTCCTGGTTTTAGTCAATTGTGTGACTTAGACGTCTTAACATTAGTTAATAACCAGTTACACCAGACTAATCGGCACGGCTTGGATTTACCGGTGCGTCCCTGTTTGATTTGTGGTGCAGATGCTAAAGTTTGTAGTCGATCACGTCGGCATGGGTTAATTGATGTTCAGCGGACCATTGATGAGATTATCACAGTAGGGTGGCGAGAAATTTGA
- the citD gene encoding citrate lyase acyl carrier protein, whose amino-acid sequence MQTPQTITVGTLESSDLMITLKPNISGIQVDLESNVKKQFGTHITTLIIETLQHFGVTDIQVIAVDKGALDCTIKARTIAAIYRLQGKTDYDWEAINAWHV is encoded by the coding sequence CGTAGGAACCTTGGAATCAAGTGATTTAATGATTACCCTCAAACCGAATATCAGTGGCATTCAAGTTGACCTAGAAAGTAACGTTAAAAAGCAATTTGGCACCCACATTACGACGCTAATTATTGAAACTTTACAGCACTTTGGTGTGACAGATATTCAAGTGATAGCTGTTGATAAAGGGGCTTTGGATTGTACGATTAAAGCCCGAACAATTGCGGCAATTTATCGGTTACAAGGGAAAACTGACTATGATTGGGAGGCGATTAACGCATGGCACGTTTAA
- a CDS encoding oxaloacetate decarboxylase subunit alpha, which produces MSKQKVELTETVLRDGQQSLIATRMPITDMVPILDKLDQAGYHALEVWGGATFDACLRYLDEDPWERLRVIRQHTHHTKLQMLLRGQNILGYKNYADDVVTAFVQKSLANGIDIIRMFDALNDTRNLKTALAATKKYGGHAQMTIAYTTSDFHTIPYYVKLAKEMTAMGADSLCIKDMAGILTPQRAYDLVSELKATITIPIEIHTHATSGIATMTYLKAIEAGADIIDTASSPFAGGTSQPATESMLVALKDLGYDLRVNPTLAAEIAAYFAPIRDRFRQAGGLNPKVMDVQPKSLRYQVPGGMLSNLLAQLKDAGQAALYEQVLNEVPKVRADLGYPPLVTPLSQMVGTQSLMNVMSGERYQLIPNEIKDYVRGLYGRPPVAIAPAMIKKIIGDERPITTRPADDIAPQLPKFKAEIGDYAHSLEDVLTYGLFPDQGRDFLGRREDRFYDVPVQKIKLEFTSES; this is translated from the coding sequence TTGAGTAAGCAAAAAGTTGAACTTACGGAAACAGTTTTACGTGATGGGCAGCAAAGCTTAATTGCGACGCGGATGCCAATCACGGATATGGTACCGATTTTGGATAAATTAGACCAAGCTGGCTATCATGCGTTAGAGGTCTGGGGCGGGGCGACTTTTGATGCTTGTTTACGTTATTTAGATGAAGATCCTTGGGAACGATTACGGGTTATTCGCCAGCACACACACCATACGAAGCTACAAATGTTACTGCGGGGGCAAAATATTCTGGGTTATAAAAATTATGCTGATGACGTTGTGACGGCTTTTGTGCAAAAATCATTAGCGAATGGGATTGATATTATTCGGATGTTTGATGCTTTAAATGATACCCGTAACTTAAAAACGGCTTTAGCTGCGACCAAAAAATATGGTGGGCATGCCCAAATGACGATTGCGTATACAACTAGTGACTTTCATACGATTCCATATTACGTTAAGCTGGCTAAAGAAATGACGGCGATGGGGGCCGATTCACTATGTATTAAGGACATGGCGGGTATTTTAACGCCACAGCGGGCTTACGATTTAGTTAGCGAATTAAAAGCCACCATCACGATTCCAATTGAAATCCATACCCATGCGACAAGTGGGATTGCGACGATGACTTATTTAAAAGCCATTGAAGCTGGTGCTGATATTATTGATACGGCAAGTTCACCATTCGCTGGTGGAACTAGTCAGCCAGCTACGGAATCAATGTTAGTCGCTTTGAAAGACTTAGGTTATGACTTACGGGTTAATCCAACGTTAGCGGCTGAAATTGCAGCCTATTTTGCGCCAATTCGGGATCGGTTTCGTCAAGCCGGTGGTCTAAATCCTAAAGTGATGGACGTTCAACCGAAATCCCTACGTTATCAGGTTCCTGGTGGAATGTTATCTAATTTGTTGGCACAGCTTAAAGATGCGGGTCAAGCGGCATTGTATGAGCAGGTCTTGAATGAAGTCCCTAAAGTTCGTGCTGATTTGGGCTATCCACCGTTGGTAACGCCCTTATCGCAGATGGTCGGGACCCAATCTTTGATGAATGTGATGAGCGGTGAGCGCTATCAGTTAATTCCAAATGAAATAAAAGACTATGTTCGTGGCTTATATGGGCGGCCACCAGTGGCAATTGCGCCGGCGATGATCAAGAAAATCATCGGTGATGAACGCCCAATTACGACTCGACCCGCGGATGACATTGCCCCTCAATTACCGAAATTCAAAGCTGAAATTGGCGATTACGCCCATAGTTTAGAAGATGTTTTAACTTATGGGTTGTTCCCAGATCAAGGGCGCGACTTCTTAGGGCGGCGTGAAGATCGGTTTTATGATGTGCCCGTTCAAAAGATTAAACTTGAGTTTACGTCCGAAAGTTAA
- the citF gene encoding citrate lyase subunit alpha gives MVVNQVKREIPAKYATQYGVYTGEFTHIEHYQEATRRIKPLQPHTSKLVASIHDAIVKTGLKDGMTISFHHHFREGDYVMNLVLAEIAKMGIKNLSIAPSSIANVHAPLIDHIKNGVVTNITSSGLRDKVGAAISSGIMANPVVIRSHGGRARAIVRGDIHIDIAFLGAPSADIYGNINGTHGKATCGSLGYAMVDAKYADQVVAITDTLMPYPNTPISIPQTDVDYVVQVDEIGDPDGIAKGATRFTKNPKELLIAEYAAKVITASSYFKTGFSFQTGSGGAALAVSRFLRQTMIDQNVKASFALGGITNAMVEMQKEGLVDKLMDVQDFDHPAAISLAENANHYEIDATMYASPLSKGAVINQLDVAILSALEIDTDFNVNVITGSDGVLRGASGGHCDTSAACKLSMVIAPVVRGCIPTIVDAVTTVITPGASVDVVVTELGIAINPQRPDLIAMFKDLKVPQLTITELKDRAYAITGVPAKIEHGDQTVALIEYRDGTLIDVVKNV, from the coding sequence ATGGTTGTTAATCAAGTGAAACGTGAGATTCCAGCAAAATATGCAACGCAATATGGGGTCTATACCGGTGAATTTACACATATTGAACACTACCAGGAGGCAACCCGCCGGATAAAGCCACTTCAGCCACATACTAGTAAATTAGTTGCCAGTATTCACGATGCCATTGTTAAGACTGGTTTAAAAGACGGGATGACGATTTCATTTCATCATCATTTCCGGGAAGGCGATTATGTTATGAACTTGGTGTTGGCTGAAATTGCTAAGATGGGTATTAAAAACTTGTCCATTGCACCGAGTTCAATTGCTAATGTGCATGCGCCCTTAATTGACCATATCAAAAATGGTGTGGTGACTAATATTACTTCCAGTGGGTTACGTGATAAGGTTGGTGCGGCTATTTCCAGTGGTATTATGGCTAATCCAGTCGTTATTCGGTCACATGGAGGTCGCGCCCGGGCAATTGTACGAGGAGATATTCATATTGATATTGCTTTTTTAGGCGCACCAAGTGCTGATATCTATGGCAATATTAACGGTACCCATGGCAAGGCCACTTGCGGTTCATTGGGGTATGCCATGGTTGATGCTAAGTATGCTGATCAAGTGGTCGCAATCACAGATACCTTAATGCCTTATCCCAATACCCCCATCAGCATTCCGCAAACCGATGTGGATTATGTGGTCCAAGTGGATGAAATCGGGGATCCAGATGGCATTGCCAAAGGAGCTACCCGGTTTACTAAGAATCCGAAAGAATTATTAATTGCCGAATATGCAGCTAAAGTTATCACGGCTTCTAGCTATTTCAAAACTGGTTTTTCTTTTCAGACCGGAAGTGGCGGGGCGGCACTAGCAGTGAGCCGTTTTTTACGCCAAACGATGATTGATCAAAATGTTAAAGCGAGTTTTGCGCTTGGCGGCATTACCAATGCAATGGTTGAGATGCAAAAAGAAGGTCTGGTTGATAAGCTGATGGACGTGCAAGACTTTGATCACCCAGCAGCCATTTCGTTGGCTGAGAATGCCAATCATTATGAAATCGATGCGACCATGTATGCCTCGCCTTTGAGCAAAGGGGCTGTCATTAATCAATTAGATGTGGCAATCTTATCAGCGTTAGAAATTGATACTGACTTTAACGTTAACGTTATTACGGGGTCAGATGGTGTTTTGCGAGGTGCTTCCGGTGGCCATTGTGATACGAGTGCCGCTTGCAAGTTAAGCATGGTGATTGCACCGGTAGTTCGTGGTTGCATCCCAACTATTGTAGATGCAGTAACGACTGTGATTACGCCAGGTGCTAGTGTTGACGTGGTTGTGACTGAACTAGGAATTGCGATTAATCCACAACGACCAGACTTAATTGCAATGTTTAAAGACTTAAAGGTTCCTCAATTAACGATTACAGAACTTAAAGACCGAGCGTATGCGATTACTGGCGTACCAGCTAAGATTGAACATGGTGATCAAACCGTAGCCTTAATTGAATATCGGGATGGGACCTTAATTGATGTGGTTAAAAATGTCTAA
- a CDS encoding GntR family transcriptional regulator, with the protein MDATVQAVANNLDLSQNKPLKDALFDALRKTIILGDISAGTHINEKKLSEELNVSRTPIRHALRRLASENLVESIPGVSMVVRGITIKDAYEIFDIRKELDSLATRKAMLRMTAADFTTLRELLEQTERELDEVPDIMMISYFTDFNQFIYQHCDMPHLVTIVFKLQAYLVYFRDISIVSRERRGLALQEHWRIYQAMVNQDEVQINLIIREHLGQSLQFIIKEMRAHNLD; encoded by the coding sequence ATGGATGCTACCGTGCAAGCAGTTGCTAATAATTTAGATTTGTCACAGAACAAGCCCCTCAAAGATGCGCTTTTTGATGCGCTACGGAAAACGATTATTTTAGGTGACATTTCGGCTGGAACGCACATTAATGAAAAAAAGTTATCGGAAGAATTAAATGTTAGTCGGACCCCCATTCGGCATGCATTGCGACGGTTAGCTAGTGAAAATTTAGTTGAAAGTATTCCTGGTGTTAGCATGGTTGTACGAGGTATTACGATTAAAGATGCTTATGAAATTTTTGATATCCGCAAAGAGTTAGACTCGCTGGCGACCCGCAAAGCGATGTTGCGGATGACAGCGGCTGATTTTACAACGTTGCGTGAGCTCTTGGAACAGACCGAGCGAGAATTGGATGAAGTCCCAGATATTATGATGATTAGCTATTTTACTGATTTTAACCAGTTTATTTATCAGCATTGTGACATGCCCCATCTCGTGACAATCGTTTTTAAATTACAAGCTTACTTAGTTTATTTTCGCGATATCTCAATTGTGTCTCGTGAGCGCCGAGGTTTGGCGCTACAAGAACATTGGCGAATTTATCAAGCAATGGTTAATCAGGACGAGGTTCAGATTAATTTAATTATTCGTGAACATTTGGGACAATCGCTACAGTTTATCATTAAAGAAATGAGGGCACACAACCTTGATTAA
- a CDS encoding aldolase/citrate lyase family protein — MARLRRTMMFVPGANPAMLRDAILYGADSIMFDLEDAVSLKEKDTARILVYSALKTFDYTAVETVVRVNALNAGGKQDIEAMILGGIDVIRLPKTETAQDIVAVDETITAVETKYQLTVGKTKMMAAIESAEGVLNAREIAQASDRMIGIALGAEDYVTSQKTRRYADGAELFFARNYILHAARATGIAAIDTVYSDVDNEAGLQRETELVKQLGFDGKSVINPRQIPIINRVYAPTSQEVQKAQEMMAGIKAAEAKGAGVIAVNGQMVDKPVVERAERVLALAKATNMEVN; from the coding sequence ATGGCACGTTTAAGAAGAACCATGATGTTTGTCCCAGGAGCCAACCCGGCGATGTTGCGCGATGCCATCTTATATGGCGCCGACTCGATTATGTTTGATTTAGAAGATGCCGTTTCATTAAAAGAAAAAGATACAGCACGTATATTAGTCTATTCCGCTTTAAAAACGTTCGATTATACGGCAGTTGAGACCGTGGTGCGTGTGAATGCCTTGAATGCCGGTGGTAAGCAAGATATCGAAGCAATGATTTTAGGTGGAATTGATGTCATTCGTTTGCCGAAGACGGAAACGGCGCAAGATATTGTGGCCGTTGATGAGACGATTACAGCCGTTGAAACTAAATATCAGTTAACCGTGGGCAAAACTAAAATGATGGCTGCGATTGAATCAGCTGAGGGTGTTTTGAATGCGCGTGAAATTGCTCAAGCATCTGATCGGATGATTGGTATCGCGTTAGGGGCCGAGGATTATGTGACAAGCCAGAAAACTCGGCGATACGCGGATGGGGCTGAATTGTTTTTTGCCCGTAATTATATTTTACATGCTGCTCGTGCTACTGGAATTGCCGCCATTGATACCGTTTATTCGGACGTTGACAATGAAGCTGGTTTGCAACGTGAAACTGAATTAGTTAAGCAACTTGGATTCGATGGTAAGTCGGTTATTAATCCACGTCAGATTCCAATTATTAATCGGGTTTATGCACCAACTAGTCAGGAAGTGCAAAAAGCGCAAGAAATGATGGCTGGAATTAAAGCAGCTGAAGCTAAAGGGGCTGGCGTGATTGCGGTGAATGGTCAGATGGTAGATAAGCCAGTAGTTGAACGAGCTGAGCGGGTCTTAGCTTTAGCAAAAGCAACTAATATGGAGGTGAACTAA